The DNA segment TCGGGTTCACGATCTGCATATATATTTCTCTGCAGTTTTTACTTTATCTTATCCGGCCTGGCAATGCAAGTCTTTTTATAATGCATTATAAAAAAGAATGCCCGGTTTTAAGAGAGCATCCTTTTTTTGTCATTATAAAATTTACAAAATCGAAGCGACGGGATTCGAACCCACGACCTCTGCGTCCCGAACTTTAAATTTTGCTCTTTGTAACTTTTCGTATTTTTCAAAAACGTTGATTTTAAGCCATTTTCAGGCATTTTACTTTTTCTAATTTCCGTAGCTTAATCTATCTTTTTATAACTTTGTTAGTCAAATGTTAGTCAGATCATCAACACCCATACAGGTATCCTGAATTGAAATACCCCGTAAAATGCAACTGCCTCAGGAATGTTTTATAAGCTGATTATTTTTTCTGTTTATGTGATGTTTCTTTCACTAAATCACAATCCGTTAAATAATTTTTTGCAAATAAAAAACTTATTTTTTTGTCTTCATCTTGTACATCGTATAATAGGATTCCAGTATTGGTTTCAGTATTAATCTTCTGAACACTTAGCTTTTTGAAATTCTTATCAAACTTACTTTCGTAAATATTACCTCCCATGTAGGACTCGCCTAAATTCTCTTTATCGCAGCTGTAGTACAATGAATACGTTTCGTCCCCATTCCAAAAGAAGCTTGCCGGCTCATGGTCACAGTCAGGATTTTCAAGTACCCTTCCTGTTTCCCAGTCTTTGTAATCGTCACTTTCTGAACGTGCTATTACTATGGAAGAACCCCCCTTATCAACTATCTCTTTTTCGTATACCAAGCCAAGTCCATTATCAAGTCTTATTAAATCAACATCTTCTATATTATACTGTTCGGACACAATATCAGATATGTATTCTATATTTATTAAATCAGATGTTTTATATAATTTTACGGTATATTGACCATTCTCTTGATTCACGTCGGAATTATTTATGTTCCCTATAATTTCTGTTGCAGTAAAATAATATTCCTCACCTATTTTAATAATGGCAGGGTCAATGCTCAAATTATCCGATTTCCAAAGAATATTGTTTTGAATAAGATTATACTGTTTATTGAACTGTGCTATACCTATCTCATTTTCAAAATTACCATAGATAACGACATTATCTTCCGTACATACATCAACCCAATTTGACTGAATTCCGTAATCGTTCTTAAAAAGGGTTCCATCTTCATTGTAAATACTCATTTCGCCACCAACACTGGTTATTATTTTGTCATTAAAAAACTTAGCATCTCCGTTATGTAGTTTATCTATATTAAATACAATATTTGTGCTAACGTCTTTGAGGGTATCTCCTGTGCACCCATTGCCTACTATTGAGAACAAAATGCCTACCACAATTCCAAGTGCTACCTTTCCTTTCATCCTTAGCGACTCCTTTACAAACTAATATATGTTTCAATTATCTTAGCTTATTATACTCGAAATTGCAACGGCAAAATTTTCTGTTATAGACCCCCTTGGGTTATCCCGAGGGGCTATTAACTTAAGCGATCAAACTCATGAACGTATTGACGTCCGCAATACCGTCTACAGTAAGTCCATGGTCTGCCTGGTACCTTCGCACTGCTGCGTCACATCCGCCACCGAAGCTGCCGTCCACACCATTAGGATCATATCCACGTAGCATAAGTAATATCTGTAGGGCTCTTACCATCTCCTGCGACTCCCCGATCCGGACAGTATGACCGCTCAGCGCTGCATCCGTTTTGGCTCCCGGGATACCGTCTACCTTAAGCCCGGCAGCGTAATCCATGTTAGCTGCCTGCTGGAGCACCATAACGCCGCCTCTGACCGTCGCAGCCCCCCGGATTCCATCCTCTTTTAGTCCTGCATTGCAGAAGTTATTGCAGTGTATCTGCCCGTCTCTGACAATTGGATTGTTTGTTGCAGGGACTGACTGCGCCGCTTGTGCTGGCTGTACAGCCTGCGCCTTATCCGGTACAACGTACTGTGTGGCCATCCAACCAACACCGATACCGGCAATATTGACGTGTGTCCAGCTACCAGAGGTCTGACCATCAACCTCAAACCGCTGCCCCGAATTAAGGCTGCCTACAACCGCGCCGTTGGGCTCCCTGCGTACACGCACACTATTTCCACCACATGTCGCGGTACCTGTGGCCTTCCATGCGCTTGCCTCTGCTGGATGCGGTGTCGGTGCGGACTGCTGTCCGCTGATCTGTGCCTTAAAATCTTGCCATGTATGCTTAGTATGATTATATACATATGGATTCGGGCATATCTTACCAGTTACATCGTAATGTCGGATAACATGATCTGCTGGCACTCCATACTTAGCCATAAGCTCCCGTGTCAATTGGATAGCGCTTGCAACTGTGGCATCCTCAAAATACCAATCTCGGCTTGTATCAGCCATGCTGCCCTTATTACGGACGCACAGTTCAATGCCGATGCTGTTAGCATTGCGACACTCCGGATGCTTATAAGACTTGGCTCCACAATGCCATGCGATATCCTTATCCTCAACGGACTGCCAGATTTCGCCGCCAAATCCTGCGTAATAGTGAGCAGATGCACCGACATACTGGCTTGCGTAATACTGGCAATTAGCCTTAGCGCCACCTGTAGCGCCTACATAATGAATAACGATGTACTTAATGCGTCCTGTGTTATTTGCTGACGTAAGATTGATTTTGGTTAACAGTTTATTTATTTTCATGGTCTACCTCCATTAAAATAGAGGGCTTATTCGCCCTCTGTGATTTCTGGCACCTCCGGGATGCCTGCCGTACTGGTCAATAGGGATAATACTCCGGCCAGTAGAGATGCGGACGCTACATAACGCCAATCTACTTCTCCCAGTGCTGCAGCCGCCCCGATGCTGGCGATTGCCGCCTGTGCCATCGTCTTAACCGCCCTTACTCCTGCTTTTTGTAACCATTCCTTTATATCCCTGTTCTTCATTGTTGGTAGCCTTCCTTTCTGACTGGCAGCGTCTGTATCTCCTGCCACATTCGTGTCGCCATACCATTACCCCCCAGCGTATGATAAGCCTCGTACATTTCGCAATAGTTTTGGTAGACGTAGGAGGGGATGTATCCAAGGCTCGTATACTTATCATGGTACTCAATTAACTGCACCCTTAAGAGGAGCATGGTACCCGTAGAGTTTGCGTCTCTGTCTCGTTTTTGTTGCTTTAACAGCCATACAATATACCCTAATAAAATAGGTAGGGCAATAAAATAAGACTGTGATATAATATCTTTCACATTTTCATATCTCTCTTTCTTTGCAGTAAAATAGCCCAGCCGGTTAGGACTGGACTAATGCTTTAAGTTTACTCTGGACTGTATCTACAATTGTTTGGGCGTCTAAATCCGACGCATCTAGCACAACACGCCCGTTTACATAATCATCATTGTTATTGCTCATGTCAAAACTTATACGATAGTCCTTAAGTTCTCCATCGTCATCATACTCAAACATGATATCCTGTATTTTTAACATACTTTTCCATCTCCCCTTCCCTTAAAAATATTCCAAGAATCCAGTTATTGGATTCCCGGGCGTAACATTGGTAACCTTGGCTACTACCCCCGCACTCGTTAGCTGTATTTTTTCGATGCTGCCGGTGGCTGTCCACGGAGAAATTGTATACATACCATCATTTTGTGGTAAAAAGTCTCCTGTAAGTTTTGCTATATCACCTGTACCATTGAGCACAAAATAGTTAAATCGCAACATTCTACGCCCCATATACCGTCTTGCATATATCTTACCATCGGTTCCTTTCAGCTTCGGAAATTCAACCCATCCGGTGTCGTATAACATTTCATCCGACAGATTAAGCCATTTATTGTATCTGTTAGTGTACATCATAAATGAGCCCGCGGACAACTCGATACCGGCAACCTGTTTCCCCTTACTATCTTCCAGATACATGCTATAGTACAATGGAGATAGTATCCAATAGCCTTTCTGCCCGGACGCTACATTTGTAAAGTCGTTTCTAACGAGTGCGTTGGAAATCGTAACCTGACCTTTAAGATGCTCGCCTTCATAGGTTGTATCATATGGATTAATTACAGAGCCAAGGGTAGATGAAATCGCACTCAAATTCTGGACATTCAAATTACTAACATCCAAGAACCAAATTATCCATTTACTACCATCCCAGCGCTTTATAGGGGCACCGGAGGCTGTCTGCCAGAGCTGTCCAACATAGGGGTTGGTCGGTGCAGTGTCGGATATGATAATTCCGCTATCCCCAGTATCACCTTTTTCCCCTGCGCTTCCGGTATCGCCTTTCACTCCTTGCTTAGATTTGATAACTGCAAGGATTTTTTGGACAGTAACGCCTTGATATACCGCCTTAAACATGGCGGTTCCGTAATCAGTTCTGTTCGGCATACTGGATACCGTATAGGCTCCGGTACTGCTGTTGATGGATGCCGTCACACCTGTTGCAGATACAAGGTTATATGCGACACCACTTGTTACCTCTTCGGTGCCGTCAAATAGTTTAAACATGCCTGTTGCTCCAGCATAGCTTGTTACCGCTCCGGATGCGTTTGCCGGCAGTATGATCGGGCTTAAAGATAATTCTCCAGTTATAGCATTTTCTCCCGGTGTGCCATCTTTACCGGGATTTCCGGTATCTCCTTTTTCGCCTTTGGGTCCTTGTAACCCGTCCAGACCATCTTGACCGTCCTTGCCTACATACTTGCTCCACGTATACGCACTCGCATCTGTCGGAGCCACTGGGCTGTCTGTCGTAGCAATCCCGATGTAAGGCTGTACGTAGTCTTCGGGATAGTCTTCGGGGGCAGGTGTCCAGGGAGTGGGAGTTAATCCTTTTTCAAGCTTGAGATTAGCAGTTTTTAAAACCGCTACTTTCCCGCTCTCTACGGAACCATTATTATCAATTCTTATATAGCCTGTATAGTCATTTGCCCAAGTGGTAAATGCCATCGATATTCTTACCCATTTGTTGCGTTCCGGCACATAACCGCTTAGGGGAATCCTTATATTTACATATTCACCCCCTGATTTGGGGTCAGCTTCTGTATCAGATAACCAAAAGAAATCTATGTTTTTCACGTTCTCATTTATATAAACATCACACGAAAATGTATAATTAGTAGACTGTTCAATGCGTTTTGTTCTGCATGATCCAATAAACACTTCTCTTGTTCCACTTGTTGATACTTGTACAATTTTCCCCTTCTCGTTATCCTCCACGGATGCGGCTGGCATCACCCATCCTGTTCTATCGTCCCCTTTGCTGTTTAAAAGCAGATTTCTCCCACTCGACTCCCACAAGCTAGGCTTATCCGTCATGCCTGTGCCCTGTGCGTCCATTGTGTAGCGGATGTGGGTATAGGAGGACTTTCCATCTTCTCCTTTGATTTTAGTCCAACTATATTTCGTGGGGTCTGTACTGTCTACCTGTGTGTAATCTGTGTACTGTCCAATATAGAGTTTATCGGTGGAATCAGTTGTACTAAACCCTGTCTTTCCATCTGTGGAGTTAGCATAGGCAACATGAAAGTATGGTGTCTTGCCATCTGCACCAGCTTTACCTGGTGTCCCGTTGCTCCCGTCTGCGCCTTTGATAAGGCTCCATGAGTATTTCGTTGGGTCTGTAGAGTCTGCCTGTGTAAAATCCACATACATGCCGACATACTTGCGGTTGCTGTTGTCCACACTAAAGTCTGTCTTACCGTCTGCACTGTTTGCATATGCGATATGGGTGTAACTTGTCTTTCCGCCCAGTCCTGGTGGTCCCTGGATTCCCTGGTCTCCCTTGTCGCCTTTATCTCCCTCCACACCATCATCTACATTGGTTACTGTGGCTTCGTATTGCCCGATTGCAGTGCCTTTATCATCAAATGCCGTAAACTTGTACACCGCCTTGTCTGGCACGTCTACAGCCCTTACTGTGACGCTCTTAGCAGCTGTGAGTGCGTTGCCGTCCTTATACCACTGTATAACATATTTGTCTGTTATGTCAACTGCTCCGTCCTTGACCTGGGCTGTTAAAGTTGTGGTTCCGACACCATTTTTAAAAATAGTCCCATTGTCGGTGCTGATGTTGCAAATATATAGTTTTTTATCCGCAATTAGTTTTTGCATGGCAGCCAGCAGACCGGCATTGATTTCAGATTTTAGTTCCGCTACGTTGCTATACGTAGTTTGATTTTTAGTCGGGTCTACAAAATATTCTTCCTGTTCCGTTACCCGGGCTTCTAAAATTAACATTGGGTTATACCCATCATCCACGATGGTAAAAGTGTCACCAATGTTTGCATCGTAGTAGCCGGTTATCTCATACGTCACTTGCGGGACACAATTCTTTTTTAACTGCGCAAGCCCCTGACCGTACAAGACATTTTTGTCTTCACTGTCGTAGGTCCAGTCCATTGTAATGTATCGGTCATTACTCTTATTGACGTTTGACGGAAATCGGTCTCTCGCCAGAGGTGCCCATATAATATCATCATTTGCATTCGTGTAGTATTCCAGTCTGCCTTCGCTGTCATATTCTTTTCTTTCGATTCCAACAATGTTTGCGCCCTCCTTGCCAATAATCCGGATACCTGTATATAGGCTCGTGATATCTGATGTCTTACGTATAACGTCTATCGAGGTTCCGAATCGTAATATCTGGTCTGTACGATTGGTGCCCATACCCTGATACTTGTCGGAGTGCGCCCGATATACATTAAGTGTAATCTGCTTAAGACTGTAGTTGTCGTTTAACTCCGTCATAAATTCCAGTTCCGCGTCGAACAAAGTTGCAATACTGTACAGTCTGGCAAGTACGGTCTGACTGCCTGTCCACTCATTGGCTATGCTTTTGTTTGAAACCTCATTAATTCCCAGCGTTAGTACATGCCCTCCATCAATGTAATTGAGATACTGCGCCAAAGTCATAGCGCCATTGCTTTTATAGGCCTCCCTGGTCTCGTTGGTCAGTTCCAAAAGCAGTCCAAGGCAATCTATTGTGATGTCGGTTTCAGTACGCTCCACACTGACAATATTGCACATGTAGTCCCTGTTTTTGTACACAAAAGCTATCTTATTGCCCTCAACCAGATATTGTGTATCATCCGAATAGGTGTCCGTCTCAATTTTCATCGTGTATGCAGACCCTTGCAGGTAGGTATGTAGACTGGCTTCCCGGTAATGCATCGCTTCTGGTGCCAAGTTGTCAAAAAAAGTGTAGGCTGTCTCATCCGCACTCAATACCGCTATTCTTACATTTTCCATGTCATAACCAAGCCTCCCTTATCTCTGCTGTTACATCTGGTTCCGGCACGCTAAAATCACTATGGTAGATTTGCACCTTTGATTGACCCGGAGGTGCGAGAAAATATTGACTTCCTTTAATTTCATCATCCATGCGGAGAACTCCATCTGTATAAATTTTTCCTTCTTTTCCATCAATTTCAACTTTGCTTCCATTGGGATATCGATTCGGATTATCGTTCCATTTCTGTACATTTGTCTTCTGGAAGATCAAACTACGAAAGCACGAACCTGTCACCATATCTAGCTGATCGTATCCACCGATGTAGAGCTGAATTTTACAGCATTTTTTATCTTTCAAATCAGGGACAACGGTCGAATATCGTGTTCCGTAATAATATCCGCTCAACTTGTCCCCTTCCTTTAAAACATCACAGTTGCCTCGCGGCCAGTCAAACATGTTACTGCCGAATTGGGAGTTGACCGGCTCAAAGTACTGGTCAAAATACTTATGCTCCTGCGAACCTCCTGCTCTCATCATCACATGTGCTTTGCCACTATTTAAGTCATTCTTTCCGACCATATAGCAATAGATAAGTTTGTCATTTTCATCCAAAAAGTTAATACTCATTGTGGACACTTGCTTCACTGCACCGGTTTCGAACCAAAGGTTAAAATAGCAGTAAAAATTAGTTGCACCTATGTCCCCCTCACTGTCCGGCGGTATTTGCATACTGATCATGCCACCGTTTACCCCTGACGTCCCACCTTTATCAATTAACTGTAATATTTTTCTTCCATTATAGGTGTTCATCTTCAATTGGCCATTGGTCTTTTTTGCAGAGTTTTCCGGATGGACACTTGTATCACGCGCCCAGTTGGAAAAATCATCGGTATTAATCAGATTTTCACTTTTTTTATAAGGTGTCAGATCTACCTCCTGAATTTTTCCGGTCTGCAGTACCCCACGATCAGAGACGAACCCCAAAAAACCGTTATCGTGGTTATGCACAACGGTATAATCTATCGGCACATCTGCGGTACCCTCGTTGTTGATGGTAAGCTCTAAAATGCCGTTTGCATTTTTAGCGGCTGTAAACTGCTTTGTTGCTACACTATACTTGTGCGGATCCGGGCAATAGATTGAAAAGGTTGATGCTATATTCAGCCGGCCTTTTGGAGGGGCTTCAGACGCTGTTTTTGTGCCAATGTAATATTTGTCGGGCTCATCAGCAAAACTTATCTTCGCTTCCTTAAAATTCAGGAGCCCGTTCAGGACATTGTATCTCTGTATCAGTTCTTCCGGCGTGCTTGCCTGTAATTGATATTCTACTTCGATTACCCGGCTGTTCTGATAATAGTCCTGCATATGCAGCGTATTTCCAATTCGGTACTCGGAATATTGCATATCATAAGATTCCCTGCCGGATACCGTTACTGTTCGGTACCCGGGAATTTTATCCTCGATATAGACTCCATCAATGGACAGCGCTTCGGACGGTCTTGCAATGTCCGTATCTGTCACATTTCCGGTATCCGTAAAACTGTACATATTACCGCCCTCCCGCTATTCTAGTTTTTATTTTGGCTCTTTTTTGATTTTCCAACTCCGAAAACGGAGCAACTACCCTTCCAAGTTCTCGTCCATCCACCTCCAGGACAAGTGTCATATTCCCACTGTGCCCTGTATAAGCACTGTAACCGCTCGTTGCCCCTGCGTAAGCGGGCCTTGCGACTGTATCCGGTTGCGGTACCATGACTTGTGCTACTTTGTCACTTGCCCTTTTCACCATCGATATCATGTTCAGTAGCCCAATAGCAGCTCCTTCACTGGCGTACTCACCGATTTTTGTTGTCACCTTTGACGGACTGTGTACTTGTAGCGCATTACGCATTGTAGCAGCCACAGAGTTTGCGACATTTCTTGCAGCCGCAATAGCCGCGCCGGAACCAGCATTTATACCATTAGCCAAGCCGTGTGAAGCAAACACTCCGGCGCTGTAAAAACTACTCTGCAATGTGTTGACTTGCGTAACCATCCGGGACTTTCCGGACGTAACTGCACTCACAGCAGAGTTCATGCCGGATGTAATCGTCCGCACAAATCCCGAAGTGCCGGAAGATGCTGCTGACTGTATCTGCCTCATGCCGGTGGCAACTTGTGTATTTTGATTTTTCATGCCAGTTGTGACCGACTGTGTACTCTGCTTCATGGCAGCGTCCACAATTTTCTTTGTGGAGTTCATGCCACTTGTGACTGTGGATGTCATGTCGGACATCCCGGTCTTAGCGGCTGCGTTCATGCCAGAAAATGCTTGGTTGGTGGTTTTTACAATACCTGTCATGCCGGACTTAGAAGCTGATTCTGCGGCTCTTATCCCGATCTGTATAGCAGATGACATAGCGCTGCCTATCTGTCCTTGGCTGGCTTGTACACCCATAACATATCCAGAGACTGCGTCTTGGCCAAGTCCCTCATAGACCTTGGACGGGGAGTTAGAATCCTGTTTCGCCGCTCCACCCTCTATGCCCGCTCCCACCATGTTTTCTACAGTGTCAACAACTTCTTCCGTGCCTTCATCGATGCCTTTCGCATACCCTTCTGGTACTGCGTTTCCAAGGGCAGGTATATCCGCTTCATTCAATGCGCTTTGTAGTGTTCCCAATACCCCAGCCTTACCGGAGATGTACTCCCTGACCGTTGCACGCTGACCATCATCGAGCTGCAGGGAGTCGGTGAACTTGCTGTTGATAGTCTGGTAGGCACTTTCCCATTCGCCCTGCGACGCCAACACCTCGTCAATACTCCCATCCATCATTTCCCGCAAAAGTGGAAGTGCTTCTGGCCCGGTTGCTCCAATTGCATTTAAGTAGCTTTCGCTTACCCCGGCATTTATTGCGGCAGCGTATAAATCCGCAAATTCTTGGGTTTTTTCAAGCGTATCCGTCTGGTTTTCACGCACTTTAGCCCATGTCTGTTCTGAATCTTCTTCAATCTTAGTGCTAAGGTCGGAAAGGCTTCCTGTCATTGTTTCATAGGCGCTCACCACCCTATCAAGCGTGATCTCTTGTGCTTCAGACAAGGCATTAAGACTGGTAATCTGTTTTTGCACGCCTGTATTCACGGCATCGCTGGCTATTGCGGATGCTTCGGCAGCTTTAGCGGCATTTTCTCCCATTGTGGTTTCCTGCGCCTTGATGGTTTCGGTTAATTCATCCTCCTTGAGTTTGAGGTCGCTCTTCGTGTCTATAAGGTCGCCTATTGTCTTACTCGTCTCCATAGATGTTGCAATCTGCCACCACTGCGCATCGTTATATTTTGTCTGTGCTTCCGCGAGAGCATTATCAGTTTCTTTTATTTTGGCAGCAACTTCTTGCTGTTCTTTCAGCAACTCCACATACCGTTCCTGTGATGCCTGCGCCTGTGCCTGCTCTTTATATGCCGCTATTTTAGCTTTAATGGCTCCTTCGGTCATATTCAGCATGTCAAGTTCTTCGTTGTAACTCAGGTTCAGGTCGTCCACGGAATCGTTCAGGCTCTTGACATATTGCCGTATCTCTTCCTTATCCTTTTTGGACTTCTTTTCCTTTGTTGACAGCTCCATCAGATTACTAAGCATCGTCTCGGTTGCGCCGTTTTGCGCATCTATCGCACGGATGTTAGCGTCATAGGCCTCTGCTGTGGATGCTATGTTAGAGGTGAGTTCCTGCGTTTCTTCAGACACTTTTTCCGTGGTGTCCTTTATTTCTTGCAGCTTCTTATCGTTTTTGACAATTGCTTTCGTAGCAGCAACCACAACACCGACAAACGCTGTCACAAGACCAATTACAACACCGATAGGGTTAGCGGACATAGCAGCATTCCAGAGTAGCTGTGCAGCTGTGGTCAACTTAACTTTTCCGGTAAGTACCCCCATCAAAAGAGTTTTTACGCTAATCGCTCCGGTACTGGCCAATAATGCAGCCGTTTCGGCAGATGTAGCAACTGTACCTTCTTTCGTGATAACGTTTCCTGCTTCGTCTACGGTCATACCAGCCCTTACCGCTGCGGCACGTATCAATTCAGCCTGTGCATTTTTTCCGAGCACAATAGTCAACGCTCCGTATGTGGCATCAATATTCCGGATAGCAGAGTCTGCCGCTTTGAAGTCGGCTGCAACCTTTTTTGTGACGCTCATAGCCGCCATTACCGTCTTAAATGTGGCAAATCCTCCCGCCGCCGTAAGTGCAGTAGCACCTAGCACGTCCAGATTATTAACTACCAGCTTAATCCCCGGTGCCGCAATCTTAACCGCTGCGCCGGTACCTTTTCCGACAACTTTCAAAAACTTTTCGAAGGTCTTTGC comes from the Blautia liquoris genome and includes:
- a CDS encoding N-acetylmuramoyl-L-alanine amidase, with protein sequence MKINKLLTKINLTSANNTGRIKYIVIHYVGATGGAKANCQYYASQYVGASAHYYAGFGGEIWQSVEDKDIAWHCGAKSYKHPECRNANSIGIELCVRNKGSMADTSRDWYFEDATVASAIQLTRELMAKYGVPADHVIRHYDVTGKICPNPYVYNHTKHTWQDFKAQISGQQSAPTPHPAEASAWKATGTATCGGNSVRVRREPNGAVVGSLNSGQRFEVDGQTSGSWTHVNIAGIGVGWMATQYVVPDKAQAVQPAQAAQSVPATNNPIVRDGQIHCNNFCNAGLKEDGIRGAATVRGGVMVLQQAANMDYAAGLKVDGIPGAKTDAALSGHTVRIGESQEMVRALQILLMLRGYDPNGVDGSFGGGCDAAVRRYQADHGLTVDGIADVNTFMSLIA
- a CDS encoding holin, with the protein product MKNRDIKEWLQKAGVRAVKTMAQAAIASIGAAAALGEVDWRYVASASLLAGVLSLLTSTAGIPEVPEITEGE
- a CDS encoding distal tail protein Dit: MYSFTDTGNVTDTDIARPSEALSIDGVYIEDKIPGYRTVTVSGRESYDMQYSEYRIGNTLHMQDYYQNSRVIEVEYQLQASTPEELIQRYNVLNGLLNFKEAKISFADEPDKYYIGTKTASEAPPKGRLNIASTFSIYCPDPHKYSVATKQFTAAKNANGILELTINNEGTADVPIDYTVVHNHDNGFLGFVSDRGVLQTGKIQEVDLTPYKKSENLINTDDFSNWARDTSVHPENSAKKTNGQLKMNTYNGRKILQLIDKGGTSGVNGGMISMQIPPDSEGDIGATNFYCYFNLWFETGAVKQVSTMSINFLDENDKLIYCYMVGKNDLNSGKAHVMMRAGGSQEHKYFDQYFEPVNSQFGSNMFDWPRGNCDVLKEGDKLSGYYYGTRYSTVVPDLKDKKCCKIQLYIGGYDQLDMVTGSCFRSLIFQKTNVQKWNDNPNRYPNGSKVEIDGKEGKIYTDGVLRMDDEIKGSQYFLAPPGQSKVQIYHSDFSVPEPDVTAEIREAWL
- a CDS encoding tape measure protein; its protein translation is MESYSVQAVLSAIDNGFTSQMNKAQSSLQGLDKGSAKAKTSIMDIAKGVGAFKLIQVGASTARASLDKAFGRIDTMEQFDRTMTRMTGSSDAANKALDRLSGATTGTAYGLDVAAKATQDFVTRGMHIGDATRSVEGWMDAVAFYGKGTNEQLETVMDALAKMRTKGSVEMEQLNRLFDVGIDAVGMYAQAVGRDSASVQDDLSAGSISAQEFLTTVENAMREGTNGVQSVAGAAKEAGASWGGTFDNMKAATARGMVAIIQEIDGGLTNGALPDMRTGLLDSAKTFEKFLKVVGKGTGAAVKIAAPGIKLVVNNLDVLGATALTAAGGFATFKTVMAAMSVTKKVAADFKAADSAIRNIDATYGALTIVLGKNAQAELIRAAAVRAGMTVDEAGNVITKEGTVATSAETAALLASTGAISVKTLLMGVLTGKVKLTTAAQLLWNAAMSANPIGVVIGLVTAFVGVVVAATKAIVKNDKKLQEIKDTTEKVSEETQELTSNIASTAEAYDANIRAIDAQNGATETMLSNLMELSTKEKKSKKDKEEIRQYVKSLNDSVDDLNLSYNEELDMLNMTEGAIKAKIAAYKEQAQAQASQERYVELLKEQQEVAAKIKETDNALAEAQTKYNDAQWWQIATSMETSKTIGDLIDTKSDLKLKEDELTETIKAQETTMGENAAKAAEASAIASDAVNTGVQKQITSLNALSEAQEITLDRVVSAYETMTGSLSDLSTKIEEDSEQTWAKVRENQTDTLEKTQEFADLYAAAINAGVSESYLNAIGATGPEALPLLREMMDGSIDEVLASQGEWESAYQTINSKFTDSLQLDDGQRATVREYISGKAGVLGTLQSALNEADIPALGNAVPEGYAKGIDEGTEEVVDTVENMVGAGIEGGAAKQDSNSPSKVYEGLGQDAVSGYVMGVQASQGQIGSAMSSAIQIGIRAAESASKSGMTGIVKTTNQAFSGMNAAAKTGMSDMTSTVTSGMNSTKKIVDAAMKQSTQSVTTGMKNQNTQVATGMRQIQSAASSGTSGFVRTITSGMNSAVSAVTSGKSRMVTQVNTLQSSFYSAGVFASHGLANGINAGSGAAIAAARNVANSVAATMRNALQVHSPSKVTTKIGEYASEGAAIGLLNMISMVKRASDKVAQVMVPQPDTVARPAYAGATSGYSAYTGHSGNMTLVLEVDGRELGRVVAPFSELENQKRAKIKTRIAGGR